A window of the Pseudomonas sp. B21_DOA genome harbors these coding sequences:
- a CDS encoding CinA family protein yields MSIAKETIEYLRHHSLMITTAESCTAGEIVMLLSEVPGSGELIECGYVVYSPQAKQRLLHVSPATMETFNLTSVEVASEMAIGALRDSTANVAVATTGILGPDDMDGIKAGTVCFAWAFQFDDGHFLFSTQQWFPGSRSEVQTRASEFALQQMAVFHRRALQGEGRWSR; encoded by the coding sequence ATGTCCATTGCCAAGGAAACGATTGAATATCTGCGTCACCATTCACTGATGATCACCACCGCTGAGTCCTGTACGGCGGGAGAAATCGTCATGCTTTTATCGGAAGTGCCCGGCAGCGGCGAGTTGATCGAATGCGGCTATGTGGTCTACTCGCCGCAGGCCAAGCAGCGCTTGCTCCACGTCAGCCCGGCGACCATGGAAACCTTCAATCTGACCAGCGTCGAAGTCGCCAGTGAAATGGCGATCGGCGCTCTGCGCGACAGCACCGCCAACGTCGCGGTCGCCACCACCGGCATTCTCGGCCCCGACGACATGGATGGGATAAAAGCCGGAACCGTGTGTTTCGCCTGGGCGTTCCAGTTCGATGACGGACATTTTCTGTTCAGCACTCAGCAGTGGTTTCCCGGCTCGCGCAGCGAAGTGCAGACCCGCGCTTCGGAGTTCGCCTTGCAGCAGATGGCGGTTTTTCATCGTCGCGCTTTGCAGGGTGAAGGGCGGTGGAGCCGATGA